The genomic interval GCGTCCACACTGGGAGACTGAACATGGCGGTTCGCCATTTCTCGCTCGTGTGCTGTTGGTGGGTAGTGTTTCTGCCGGCAGTATTTCTGCCGGCAACTCCTCTCTCCGCAGCAGAACCGGCTGCGAAGCATGCGTTGCTGATCGGTTGCACCGACTATCCTCGGCTGGACGATTTTTTTCAGCTAGAGGGACCTGTCAATGACGTCGCCTTGATGCGTCAGGTCTTGATCGAGTCATACGGGTTCACCGCGGAGTCAGGCCGGATGGTCACGCTGGCCGCATCGGAAGATGCGATGCATCAACCGACCCGCGCTAATATCCAGCGTGAGTTCGAGTCTTTGGCTCGGCGTGTACAGGCGGGTGACGAAGTGCTGATCTTGATGGGCGGGCACGGGAGCCAACAACCGGACAACGACCCCGAAAACCCAATGGATGCAGAGCCCGATGGATTGGACGAAGTGTTCTTGCCGTGCGATGTCGGTCCTTGGGACGGCAAAGCAGGGATGATCGAGAACGCGATTGTTGACGATCAGCTTCGCCAGTGGTTGTCCGCATTGGTGGCCAAGCAAGCCTCGGTGTGCATCATCATGGACGCTTGTCATAGCGGTTCAGGGGTCCGTGGAAGTGATGCGGAGAGGTCCCGTCAAGTTCCTCCTGGCCAGTTGGTTCCTAAGGCATTGCTGGATTCCGTCAGAGAGTCGTCGTCAGAAGATGACGCGTCGGACTCGCTCTTTGACGGGCCGGGTGATCTAGTCGCCATCTACGCTGCTCAGCCGCACGAGACAACTCCGGAGAAAAAGCTGCCACTCACTGCAGATCCCGATGCACGCAAGTACTACGGCCTGCTCTCCTTTACCCTCTGTGACTTGCTTTCCAACACCAATCGCAAACTGACCTACAACGAGTTGATCCAGGAAGTTCAATCCCGGTATGTGGCGATGGGGCGAAGATCCCCGACCCCGCTGATCGAAGGCAGCAATCGTGATCGAATCGTCATGGGCAAGGAATCGTTTCCCGAACGCTCACGTATTCGGTTGTCTATCCAGTCGGATGACGAGGGCACGATCAATTCCGGTGCACTGCAGGGAGTGACCAAAGGATCGATCTATCGCATCACGGCGCCGCTGGATGATGCTGGCCGCTCGAACAAGGACACCAGCGGATTCGTTCAAGTGACCGAGGTCGACATGACATCCGCTACCGTCGTCCCCGTGGCTTACGATGAATCGCCGAAAGTTTCGTTGGCTGATGTGCAGCAGCGTTCTGTCTGTGAATTGGTGTTTCGTGATTTGGGCGATCGTCGTTTGGGTGTCGCGGTTGATTCCTTCGATGACTCGGGGACAGCGATCGCTGAATCGCTTCATCAGCGATTGACGCAACTCGCGTCTGAGCTCGATTCCGAGCTGGTGGAGGTCGTAACGGATCCTCAAGATGCTCAATGGCTGATTCGCTACAACGAGGGCGAAGTCCGATTGGTTCCGGGTGCGGGGATCGCAACGGGCGACGAGTCCAGCGTTTTTGTGTCTCACGGAGTTCGATCGGACTGGCCCGAGCTGATGCGTGAGGATCTGAGACGGATCGCCCGCGCAACGAACTTGTTGCGACTCACCGGCGACAACGCAGAAACAGATCGCGGAGGCTTGATCGGCCTGTCCATCAAGACGTTCGATGAGGAAAACAATGAAATCCAGTGGCAGTCGGCCGGCCGGGTGCTGAAAGAAGGCCAGCAGATCAAAGTCCGCTTGCAGCATTTTGGGCGTGAGAACGTTGATGTCACCCTGCTGTACGTCGACAACGCCTACGGAATCACTTGCTTGTATCCCAACCCCGGTGAAAGCAACCGATTGCGAACAGGTGACTCGCAATCGATTCGTTTAAGAATCAACGCGGAAACGGTGGGACTGGAGTCACTGGTTGCCATCGTTGTCAAATCAGACGGACAGCCTGTTGACTACAGCGTCTTGGAGCAACCTTCGTTAGAGCGAGCCAGCGCGGAGCTTAGTCGCGATGTGAATCGCGGAGGCGTCGGCTTGTTCGAAACGCCGCTGGGACGACTCTGTAAAACATCACTTTACGGCGTCGGTGCCAGCCGGGGTGTGACCCGCGAAGCCGAGCAGAACTATCGCGTGTCTGTGATGAGCTGGAAAATCGAACCGTGACATCTTCCCGCTGCCGTCACCTTTTAACACTATCTAATGACTTGGCGCTGATCCAATCACGTACCCATCGAAAGAAGTCATGTCTGCGTCGATCTTAGGCCTTGCCCCATCGGCCATCCGTTTACTGCTTGCAGTGTTCCTGGTCACGTCATCTAGCATGGCGCTGTTCGGTCAAGAAAAGGATCAGGTCGAGGGCAAAGCCAGCCAAGAGGATTTGGCGACGAAGGTGATCACCATCGCCCAGGGACGAGCCTTGCTCGCCAGTGATGCATCGCTCGAACATGGTCGCGCCGCCGTTTTTAAAAAGGATTGGCCGGAAGCAAAACGGTTTTTGGATAACGCACTCGCTGAAGAACGCAAAGCGTTTGGAGACTCCTATCCTGGCAACTCAGAGCTCTTGTTTTTGCTGAACATTGCAAACAGGAATCTGGGTGACGGCAACGATGAGCTGACAAACCAATTGACAGCATCTCTCGATTTCGCTGACTCTGCAGATTGGTCCGTGTTACCTCCTGAAGACAGAAAACGTCTTACAAATCAGACTCGCGAATACAAGGAAAAACTGCTGAAAGAGACATTGCGACTGGTCTCAGCAGTAGGGGATTTGGGCAGTCTGGCTGATCAGCAAGGCACTCCAGAGTTTGCAGCGGTAGCCAAAGCCTTGTACATGCAGTATCGAGCCCTGGAGGCAATGTTCAAGGAGTCGTTTGACGAGCAAAGAAAAACGTTGATTCAAATTGCTGAGCTGGGCGGTATCGATGCAGAGCAAGATAAAGACACTCAACAAATGATCTCGGACACCCAGTCTCAATTTGAGACGCTCCGAGACGAGCAATTGGGACTGCTGGCCCCCATGGCAATCGCAGCGTACGCAGAGTCACTGCCTCCGGATCAAACCGATCTTGCTGCCGAGCTGCTCAGCGAAGCATTTGATCGGTTGCAGCGAGCCAATCCAGATTGGGCAAAAGATGAGAACATCTTTTATGGCGGTCGAGCGATCGCAAATCAGTTGGTCGGCGTACTAGATCAACAGCTATCAGAAGCGAGATTGGCTGCGGATTGGCAGACGGCCCAGCAGTTGCTGGAGCAGATTTTGCCGATCGTCGAAGCATTGGGCAGCTCCATCGATGAATGGCGTGTTTTGGACGACGAGGCCAAACGGCTGGTATCCAAGTCTCATCAACAGCGAAAGGAATACTCGGAAACCATTCGGATTGAGAAAGAGGATTTTCATCGTTTGCGGAATACACCGCAGGCCGCCCAAGCAATCCCAATCGGAGTGGCGATCGTCGACATACGCACACAGATCCTTGGACGAGATTGCGTACAAGCCGCTTGGACGAATCGAATTCTCGGCTATTTGCTTTGGACACAGCAGCGATACGTTGAGGCGATGCAGCGTCTGGAATGGTCTTCACTGAGTTACTCAAAATTTGTGTCGCCTGGAAACAATCGCATGCAAAGTGCGATTCAAGACCTGTTCATCAATGCCACGGCAACTACTGAATCTGGCTTGATGACAACAGAGCGATCACAGTCCTTGCATGCAACCGCGAGGACGCTTGCGAGTCGACTTGGGAAAGACAACGCGACGATAGCGTCTGCTGAACTGACACTGCATCGACTCGATTCGTT from Stieleria varia carries:
- a CDS encoding caspase family protein; translated protein: MAVRHFSLVCCWWVVFLPAVFLPATPLSAAEPAAKHALLIGCTDYPRLDDFFQLEGPVNDVALMRQVLIESYGFTAESGRMVTLAASEDAMHQPTRANIQREFESLARRVQAGDEVLILMGGHGSQQPDNDPENPMDAEPDGLDEVFLPCDVGPWDGKAGMIENAIVDDQLRQWLSALVAKQASVCIIMDACHSGSGVRGSDAERSRQVPPGQLVPKALLDSVRESSSEDDASDSLFDGPGDLVAIYAAQPHETTPEKKLPLTADPDARKYYGLLSFTLCDLLSNTNRKLTYNELIQEVQSRYVAMGRRSPTPLIEGSNRDRIVMGKESFPERSRIRLSIQSDDEGTINSGALQGVTKGSIYRITAPLDDAGRSNKDTSGFVQVTEVDMTSATVVPVAYDESPKVSLADVQQRSVCELVFRDLGDRRLGVAVDSFDDSGTAIAESLHQRLTQLASELDSELVEVVTDPQDAQWLIRYNEGEVRLVPGAGIATGDESSVFVSHGVRSDWPELMREDLRRIARATNLLRLTGDNAETDRGGLIGLSIKTFDEENNEIQWQSAGRVLKEGQQIKVRLQHFGRENVDVTLLYVDNAYGITCLYPNPGESNRLRTGDSQSIRLRINAETVGLESLVAIVVKSDGQPVDYSVLEQPSLERASAELSRDVNRGGVGLFETPLGRLCKTSLYGVGASRGVTREAEQNYRVSVMSWKIEP